The genomic DNA GAGTATGCAAGTAATCCAGCACATCCAGTACCTGCAAAGCGAATGGAACCATTTGCTCCTGCGGAATATGGCCTTGGTAACCCTTCATATACGCTTCCAGCGTAATTCCTTCAATATAGTCCATAACCAGATATACCGCCCCGGATGGCGGATACTCGAAAAAGTCAACAATTCTCGGTAATCGTGGATGGCTCAGCGAAATAAGCATCTCTGCCTCCGCGCGTACAAGCTTCATCATTTGCGGGTCGGCAACGGACTCCTTCACAGCCCATTGCTTGCCTGGCAGCTTCAAATCCTCTGCCATAAACACGCTGCTCGTACCTCCCGTACCCAATGTGCGGATAATCCGGTAACGCTCACCTACAATCGAGCCGTATTCCAAATTCGTTTGTTTTTTCATCTCTCTCCTACCTCCTTCCATAAGCAAACAACGCAAAAAAGGGAAAGCCTACCGCAAAAGCACAATCTTCATGTCACCATGAAAACGATGTTCGCGGGATGCTTTCCCTTTATTTAAACGTGATTATACTATTTTTGAGGAACAATTGGGTTTATTATATAGCACACCTATACCGATTGTAAAGCATTATTTTCCATACTTGATCATATACAGTGTAATCTCATCCCGGTTATGGAATAACTGCTTGGCCCGCTGGATCTGCATGCCGGACTGCTCGAACGAAGCGATTACATCATGAATAAGCGCCAAAGGCTTTTTATGCATTAGCTTGACCGTTACGATGGCAGTACCGCCACTGCGTAAACTATACAGCAAATCGGTGACGAGCCTTGCCATTTGTTTGGGACTCCAACTCATATCACAGACCAGCAGATCGAATGTATTTTCTTTGAATTTGACCTCACTCGCATTTTTACGCAAAAAAGTCAGATTGGCATACTTCATCAACGAAGGCTCCATCTTTGCCGGATCAACCGCCGTTACCTTGAGTCCACGCTCCAGCAAAAAGGAAGTCCATCCACCTGGCGCTGCCCCGATATCCAGTCCTTGATGAAAAGCACTAAAATCAATGCCAAACGTCGCTTCTGCCTCCAGAAGCTTGAATTTGGCACGAGAGATTTGTCCGTCCTCCTTCTGAAAACGAACTGCGCCTCCGCTCCAGTCAGACAGATTATCCTGAGGTTCCGACACACCTGCATACCATGTATCCTTATCGGCATAAACGGACACAATAACCTCGGCTCCCTGCACCGTAAGCTCCATGGGAAGATCACTTATTTGATCACTCAAAGCCTGCTTGAGCGCACCTGCGCTTTCAGTCCAACTGCTGTCAGCTCCTTTACGCACCTGTAAAGAAACACGCTGATCTATCAGTTCTCGGCGGTTACGAATAAAAGCAACCAAACGCTCCAGCACCTGAGCCAAATCCGTACCTTCCTCCTGAAAATGAACAGGAAATAGATGACGCAAAAACATTGGCGGCTGCCCCGTAATCGTCCCTACTGCCTCGCTTGCATCTGCAGGTAGTGTAGCCAGAAAAATTTCACCTGGTAAAAGTATTGTGCTTTTCACAGAGCCAAACATTCTTCTAAGCTCTTCTTGGGCATAAGGTGCAAACCCATGGTTGGTCGTGCAAACAAATCTTGACGATAACAAAGCGGTTTCACCCTGTTCATCTGTGCTCTTGTATATTTCCTTCAAAATAACGTTACCCTCCAGTGCACACCCGAATCCAGGGACGTTCGCCATCCCAATCCAGCTCAACTGGAACTTCATAAGTGTGCATAATCAATTCTTTCGTTAAAACATCTTTTTTCGGTCCGGCTGCTGCTACCTTGCCATCACGAATTAGCGCTACATGGGTAAAAAGGGGGACAATCTCCTCAATATGATGAGTTACATAGACCACTGACAAATCCCGCTTGCGAAGACGATCAATTTCAACCAGCATTTTTTCCCGTTCAAATAGGTCCAGTCCGGCGCAAGGCTCATCCATAATCAGCAAACGAGGCTCCGCCATCAGTGAACGAGCCAGCATC from Paenibacillus sp. FSL R10-2782 includes the following:
- a CDS encoding SAM-dependent methyltransferase, which codes for MKEIYKSTDEQGETALLSSRFVCTTNHGFAPYAQEELRRMFGSVKSTILLPGEIFLATLPADASEAVGTITGQPPMFLRHLFPVHFQEEGTDLAQVLERLVAFIRNRRELIDQRVSLQVRKGADSSWTESAGALKQALSDQISDLPMELTVQGAEVIVSVYADKDTWYAGVSEPQDNLSDWSGGAVRFQKEDGQISRAKFKLLEAEATFGIDFSAFHQGLDIGAAPGGWTSFLLERGLKVTAVDPAKMEPSLMKYANLTFLRKNASEVKFKENTFDLLVCDMSWSPKQMARLVTDLLYSLRSGGTAIVTVKLMHKKPLALIHDVIASFEQSGMQIQRAKQLFHNRDEITLYMIKYGK